In Acidisarcina polymorpha, the DNA window GGTCGGGTCGGCCGAGCCGAGGTAGTACTCCTGCGGATCGAGCATGTGGTTCTTGGCCCAGGAGATGCGAGATAGCACGACCCGCGGGGTGAGCTGTTTGTCATCCAGGCCCATGCGGCGCATGACCTGCTTGACCAGCGACTGCTGATCGGATTCGTCATAGATGGCGAAGGTGCGGGTGAGGCCCTCGCCGCCGATGCGGAGCGACTCGATGTCCCGCCGCAACAGCCGGACGCAGAACGAGTGAAAGGTCGAGAGCTGGGGCTTGGCGAGCGATCCGTGGGCGAGCAGTTTGTCGACCCGCTCGGCCATTTCGGCGGCGGCCTTGTTGGTAAAGGTCACGGCCAGAATGGAATCCGGCGCGACATTGCGTTCCTCGATAAGGTAGGCGATGCGGTGCGTGATGACGCGGGTCTTGCCCGACCCCGCGCCGGCGAGAATGAGCACCGGACCATCGACGGCCTCGACCGCCTCCCGCTGCTGCGGGTTCAATTTGCTGAGCAGATGCTGCAAGGACTACTACCTGGCTTCTCGTGAGGGTTACGCCTGGAACGAAGGACGCTCTCTCTAGTGTAATCGCAGGAGGGAGGGCACCAATTCCCTGAGTGTCGGGTTGGTGTTCTTTGGACGCACCAGGCTGGCCAACATATGCAATCGAGCAGCAAAGCCCTGCCATTTGGGGTCTCCGCGTCCGGGATTCCCGGCGGATCGCCCTTTATCGGGACTGAAGGCAAATAGGAATGAGCCTTGCCGAGGCGGTTTCGGCCTAATCATAGAATGATGGCTGCGAATGATGGCAGCGAAAGATGGCTGCGGGCAATTGCAGCGATCATTCCTACGTGAGGGTGTATGTCGGAGCTACCTGGATGGAGAGAATTAGGCGCGATCTTCCATAACGACCGCAGCTTTGTGTTGCGCATTGTGCAGCCGGGCCTGGCTGGGTTGATGGACGGCTCGGTTTCGACCTTGGCGCCGATCTTTGCGACCGCGTTTGCCACGCATCGTTCGCACACAGTGTTTCTGATCGGCGCGGCGTCGGCGGTGGGCGCGGGAATCTCGATGGCCTTTTCGGAAGGTCTCTCCGATGATGGCGAATTGACCGGCCGCGGCAATCCGGTCTTTCGCGGCATTGTTACTGGTCTGATGACCTTTGTAGGCGGATTCCTGCACACGCTCCCCTTCCTGATCGGCAACGTCCATACCGCTTTGACACTAGCCTACCTGGTCGTCGGAGTGGAGTTGCTGGTGATCTCATGGATCCGCTATCGCTATTTCAAGACCAGCTTTGGCATGTCGTGCTTCCAAGTGATTGTTGGCGGAGGGCTGGTATTTGCGGCAGGGATTCTTATCGGAAGTTCGTAGAAGCGATGATTATTGCTCCGGCTTTGCGACGATCAGGACATCCAGGAAGCGCGGTCCGTGAACGCCCTTGATGCGGGTCATCTCGATGTCGGCGGTGGCGGAAGGCCCAGAGATGAAGGTGGTGGGTAGGGTTG includes these proteins:
- a CDS encoding VIT1/CCC1 transporter family protein, which produces MSELPGWRELGAIFHNDRSFVLRIVQPGLAGLMDGSVSTLAPIFATAFATHRSHTVFLIGAASAVGAGISMAFSEGLSDDGELTGRGNPVFRGIVTGLMTFVGGFLHTLPFLIGNVHTALTLAYLVVGVELLVISWIRYRYFKTSFGMSCFQVIVGGGLVFAAGILIGSS